A stretch of the Sphingomonas sp. CL5.1 genome encodes the following:
- a CDS encoding RluA family pseudouridine synthase, whose amino-acid sequence MHRGASVIQATITPTADGWRLDRALADAVPTLSRERLKVLIAGGKVARDGQLVREPARKAAAGETFAVTVPDPAPAHNEAQDIPLRIAFEDEHLIVVDKPAGLVVHPAAGNLDGTLVNALLHHCQGSLSGIGGVARPGIVHRIDKDTSGLMVAAKTDRAHEGLAKQFADHSIDRRYLAIVSGQPTPPAGSVDAPLARSPQNRKKIAIVANGKRAVTHYRTVERLKRDAALVECRLETGRTHQVRVHMASLGHALLGDPVYGRTKQAHRALLETLGFRRQALHAARLGFIHPITKVALSFESTMPADMQELFIQLNV is encoded by the coding sequence ATGCACCGGGGGGCTTCCGTCATTCAAGCAACGATCACGCCGACCGCCGACGGGTGGCGGCTCGATCGCGCGCTGGCGGACGCTGTTCCCACGCTGTCGCGCGAGCGGCTGAAGGTGCTGATCGCGGGCGGCAAGGTCGCGCGCGACGGGCAGCTCGTCCGCGAGCCGGCGCGCAAGGCGGCGGCGGGCGAGACCTTCGCCGTCACCGTGCCCGATCCCGCGCCGGCGCATAACGAGGCGCAGGATATCCCGCTCCGGATCGCGTTCGAAGACGAGCATCTGATCGTCGTCGACAAGCCGGCCGGGCTGGTCGTTCATCCCGCCGCAGGGAACCTCGACGGCACGCTGGTCAACGCGCTGCTGCACCATTGCCAAGGCTCGCTTTCAGGCATCGGGGGGGTGGCGCGGCCGGGGATCGTCCATCGCATCGACAAGGACACATCCGGCCTGATGGTCGCCGCCAAGACCGATCGCGCACACGAGGGGCTGGCGAAGCAGTTCGCCGACCATTCGATCGACCGCCGCTATCTGGCGATCGTCTCTGGTCAGCCCACGCCGCCCGCCGGCAGCGTAGACGCGCCGCTCGCGCGCAGCCCGCAGAACCGCAAGAAGATCGCGATCGTCGCGAACGGCAAGCGCGCTGTTACGCATTATCGCACGGTGGAGCGGCTGAAGCGCGACGCCGCGCTGGTCGAATGCCGGCTGGAGACGGGGCGGACGCATCAGGTGCGCGTGCATATGGCCTCGCTCGGCCACGCCCTGCTCGGCGATCCGGTCTATGGCCGGACGAAGCAGGCGCATCGCGCCTTGCTCGAAACGCTGGGTTTCAGGCGTCAGGCCTTGCATGCGGCGCGGCTGGGGTTCATCCATCCGATAACAAAAGTTGCTTTGTCGTTCGAAAGCACGATGCCTGCTGACATGCAGGAACTGTTCATTCAGCTCAACGTATAA
- the rpoH gene encoding RNA polymerase sigma factor RpoH — protein sequence MANRSNVPATIPALGGEQSLNRYLAEIKKFPILAPEQEYMLAKRFQEHGDTEAAAQLVTSHLRLVAKIAMGYRGYGLPVSELISEGNIGLMQGVKKFEPDRGFRLATYAMWWIRASIQEFILRSWSLVKMGTTAAQKKLFFNLRRMKARLDAFEDGDLKPEDVQKIATDLGVTEAEVVSMNRRMAMGGDTSLNVPMREDGEGQWQDWLADDTPLQDSVLAESQEADVRHEMLVSAMDDLNDREKHILTERRLTDDPKTLEELSQVYGVSRERVRQIEVRAFEKLQKAMMRLAGEKRLLPA from the coding sequence ATGGCAAACCGCAGCAACGTCCCCGCGACGATCCCTGCGCTCGGCGGGGAGCAGAGCCTCAACCGCTATCTCGCCGAGATCAAGAAGTTCCCCATCCTAGCGCCCGAGCAGGAATATATGCTCGCCAAGCGCTTCCAGGAGCATGGCGATACCGAGGCGGCTGCGCAGCTCGTCACCTCGCACCTCCGGCTCGTGGCGAAGATCGCGATGGGCTATCGCGGCTACGGCCTGCCGGTCAGCGAGCTGATTTCCGAAGGGAATATCGGCCTGATGCAGGGCGTGAAGAAGTTCGAGCCGGATCGCGGCTTTCGCCTCGCCACCTATGCGATGTGGTGGATCAGGGCGTCGATCCAGGAATTCATCCTGCGCTCGTGGAGTCTGGTGAAGATGGGCACCACGGCGGCGCAGAAGAAGCTGTTCTTCAACCTGCGCCGCATGAAGGCCCGGCTCGACGCGTTCGAGGACGGCGATCTCAAGCCGGAGGACGTTCAAAAGATCGCCACCGATCTCGGCGTGACCGAGGCGGAAGTCGTCAGCATGAACCGCCGCATGGCGATGGGCGGCGATACCAGCCTCAACGTGCCGATGCGCGAGGACGGCGAGGGCCAGTGGCAGGACTGGCTGGCCGACGACACGCCGTTGCAGGACAGCGTCCTGGCCGAGTCGCAGGAAGCCGACGTGCGGCACGAGATGCTCGTCTCCGCGATGGACGACCTCAACGATCGCGAGAAGCACATCCTCACCGAGCGCCGCCTGACCGACGATCCCAAGACGCTGGAGGAACTGTCGCAGGTGTACGGCGTCAGCCGCGAGCGCGTCCGCCAGATCGAGGTGCGCGCGTTCGAGAAGCTCCAGAAGGCGATGATGCGCCTTGCGGGGGAGAAACGGCTGCTGCCGGCCTGA
- a CDS encoding DUF3617 domain-containing protein, whose translation MKLAYAIALVPLALAGCNNKPEVKAENASVAEVATAADSAIRMEPGKWRTEVSVDSVEIANAPPQVADMMKKRLSASGKQTVEACVTKEQAERPPEDLLGGKGMKSCRYDTFEIKGGKLNAQMTCQGGPAGQGTIQSTLSGDFGSKGYDLVSETKTDMNGQSITTKTKVKGSRIGDCTAAAS comes from the coding sequence ATGAAGCTCGCCTATGCGATCGCGCTGGTTCCGCTGGCGTTGGCGGGATGTAACAACAAACCGGAAGTGAAGGCCGAGAACGCCTCCGTCGCGGAGGTCGCCACCGCCGCCGACAGCGCGATACGGATGGAGCCGGGCAAATGGCGCACCGAGGTGTCGGTCGATTCGGTCGAGATCGCCAACGCGCCGCCGCAGGTCGCCGACATGATGAAGAAGCGGCTTTCCGCTTCCGGCAAGCAGACCGTCGAAGCCTGCGTCACCAAGGAACAGGCCGAGCGACCGCCGGAAGACCTGCTCGGCGGCAAGGGCATGAAATCGTGCCGCTACGACACGTTCGAGATCAAGGGCGGCAAGCTCAATGCGCAGATGACCTGCCAGGGCGGTCCCGCCGGCCAGGGCACGATCCAGAGCACGCTGTCAGGCGATTTCGGCAGCAAGGGCTATGATCTGGTCAGCGAGACCAAGACCGACATGAACGGCCAGAGCATCACCACCAAGACCAAGGTGAAGGGTTCGCGGATCGGCGACTGCACCGCCGCCGCGAGTTGA
- the mtgA gene encoding monofunctional biosynthetic peptidoglycan transglycosylase yields the protein MIARVLRVGGKVALWFVALSVLWVVILRFVPTPFTFTMLGDLLSGGSVTKEWRPLNRIDPNMARAAIAGEDARFCSHHGFDFRAIAGAAYRNAEGGRIRGGSTISQQTAKNVFLFQGGGYLRKAFEAYFTVLIETIWGKRRIMEMYLNVAETGIGTYGVEAGALRYFHHSAAHLTPLEAGRIAAVLPLPKKRAAIDPSGFVRRHGNALARYVGVVQRNGLDSCLK from the coding sequence ATGATCGCTCGCGTGCTTCGTGTCGGCGGCAAGGTCGCCTTGTGGTTCGTCGCCCTGTCGGTGCTGTGGGTCGTGATCCTGCGCTTCGTGCCGACACCCTTCACCTTCACGATGCTGGGCGACCTGCTGTCCGGCGGCTCGGTCACGAAGGAATGGCGGCCGTTGAACCGGATCGACCCCAATATGGCGCGCGCCGCGATCGCCGGGGAGGATGCGCGCTTCTGCTCCCATCACGGCTTCGACTTCCGGGCGATCGCGGGCGCGGCGTATCGCAATGCCGAGGGCGGCCGGATTCGCGGCGGTTCCACGATCAGCCAGCAGACCGCGAAGAACGTCTTCCTGTTCCAGGGCGGCGGCTATCTCCGCAAGGCGTTCGAGGCATATTTCACCGTCCTGATCGAAACGATCTGGGGCAAACGGCGGATCATGGAGATGTATCTCAATGTCGCCGAGACCGGCATCGGCACCTATGGCGTGGAGGCCGGGGCGTTGCGCTATTTCCACCATTCGGCCGCGCATCTGACGCCGCTGGAGGCCGGGCGGATCGCGGCCGTGCTGCCGCTGCCGAAAAAGCGCGCCGCCATCGATCCCAGCGGCTTCGTGCGGCGCCACGGCAACGCGCTGGCGCGCTACGTTGGCGTGGTGCAGCGCAACGGGCTGGATAGCTGCCTGAAATAA
- a CDS encoding YbaB/EbfC family nucleoid-associated protein, whose amino-acid sequence MKDLNDILAMAQNVQNELTKAQESLDTIEVEGAAGGGLVKVKASAKGRIIAVSIDESLLQPSEKQMVEDLVAAALNDARAKADAASSAEMAKMTSGLPLPPGFKLPF is encoded by the coding sequence GTGAAGGACTTGAACGACATTCTTGCCATGGCGCAGAACGTGCAGAACGAGCTGACCAAGGCGCAGGAGAGCCTCGACACGATCGAGGTGGAGGGGGCCGCCGGCGGTGGCCTCGTCAAGGTGAAGGCATCGGCCAAGGGGCGCATCATCGCGGTTTCGATCGACGAATCCCTGCTCCAGCCGTCCGAGAAGCAGATGGTGGAGGATCTCGTCGCCGCCGCGCTCAACGATGCGCGGGCGAAGGCCGATGCGGCTTCCTCCGCCGAGATGGCGAAGATGACGAGCGGCCTGCCGCTGCCGCCGGGATTCAAGCTGCCGTTCTGA
- a CDS encoding DNA polymerase III subunit gamma/tau, which translates to MNDLSASLGLDEPPQPQRAGDAYRVLARKYRPQTFSALIGQEAMVRTLENAIKRDRIAHAFLLTGVRGVGKTSTARLIAKALNCIGPDGQGNPTIDPCGVCEPCRAIAEGRHIDVIEMDAASHTGIDDIREIIEASRYAAVSARYKIYIIDEVHMLSKAAFNGLLKTLEEPPAHVKFLFATTEVNKVPVTVLSRCQRFDLRRIPAEMLAKHFANVCEQEQAAAEPEALALIARAAEGSARDGLSILDQAIAHADLEGGGVRAAAVREMLGLSDRGAVRDLLGLLLAGDAPAALAALRRQYDLGVDPQSVFRALLEAVHGVTLVKVGAPDDPAQPEDERTTYRDWATKLSFAMLHRLWQLLLKGHDEVARAAMPIETAEMALLRIVHASTLPDPGELARQIASGSISVGGPAVAAAPAPPQGAQNEFAAIMALLEERGHHALYHRLRGSARLVRIAPGEIAFSGSRPVSADTLAEFAQVLKAETGRAWKVAMVDEPGEPTMKETDDAAEEAARQAILDTPIIAAARAAFPDAELIEWPRRSIL; encoded by the coding sequence GTGAATGATCTCTCCGCCTCGCTCGGCCTCGACGAGCCGCCACAGCCGCAACGCGCAGGCGACGCCTATCGCGTGCTCGCGCGCAAATACCGGCCGCAGACCTTCTCCGCGCTGATCGGGCAGGAGGCGATGGTCCGCACGCTGGAGAATGCGATAAAGCGCGACCGCATCGCCCATGCCTTCCTGCTGACCGGCGTGCGCGGGGTGGGCAAGACCTCCACCGCCCGGCTTATCGCCAAGGCATTGAACTGCATCGGCCCGGACGGGCAGGGCAACCCGACGATCGACCCGTGCGGTGTCTGCGAGCCGTGCCGCGCGATCGCCGAGGGGCGCCATATCGACGTGATCGAGATGGACGCCGCCAGCCACACCGGCATCGACGATATCCGCGAGATCATCGAGGCGTCGCGCTATGCGGCGGTTTCCGCGCGCTACAAGATTTACATCATCGACGAAGTCCACATGCTGTCGAAGGCGGCCTTCAACGGCCTGCTCAAGACGCTGGAGGAACCGCCCGCGCACGTGAAGTTCCTGTTCGCCACGACGGAGGTGAACAAGGTGCCGGTGACGGTGCTGTCGCGCTGCCAGCGGTTCGACCTGCGCCGCATCCCGGCGGAAATGCTGGCGAAGCATTTCGCCAACGTCTGCGAACAGGAGCAGGCGGCGGCCGAGCCGGAGGCGCTGGCGCTGATCGCGCGCGCGGCGGAAGGATCGGCGCGCGACGGCCTGTCGATCCTCGACCAGGCGATCGCCCATGCCGATCTGGAAGGCGGCGGCGTCCGCGCGGCGGCGGTGCGCGAGATGCTCGGCCTGTCCGATCGCGGGGCGGTGCGCGATCTGCTCGGGCTGTTGCTTGCGGGCGATGCGCCGGCCGCGCTCGCGGCGCTGCGCCGGCAATACGACCTTGGCGTCGATCCGCAATCGGTGTTCCGCGCGCTGCTGGAGGCGGTGCATGGCGTGACGCTGGTGAAGGTCGGCGCGCCCGACGATCCGGCCCAGCCGGAGGATGAGCGCACCACCTATCGCGACTGGGCGACGAAGCTCTCCTTCGCGATGCTCCATCGGCTGTGGCAGTTGCTGCTCAAGGGGCATGATGAGGTCGCCCGCGCCGCCATGCCGATCGAGACGGCGGAGATGGCGCTGCTGCGCATCGTCCATGCGTCGACCTTGCCCGATCCCGGCGAGCTGGCGCGGCAGATCGCGAGCGGCTCGATATCGGTCGGTGGCCCTGCCGTCGCCGCAGCGCCCGCACCGCCGCAGGGCGCGCAAAACGAATTCGCCGCGATCATGGCGCTGCTGGAGGAACGCGGCCACCACGCGCTCTATCACCGGCTGCGCGGCAGCGCGCGGCTGGTGCGGATCGCGCCGGGCGAGATCGCCTTCAGCGGCTCGCGCCCGGTTTCGGCCGATACCCTCGCCGAGTTCGCGCAGGTGCTGAAGGCAGAAACCGGCCGCGCATGGAAGGTGGCGATGGTCGACGAGCCGGGGGAGCCGACCATGAAGGAGACGGATGACGCGGCGGAGGAAGCGGCGCGTCAGGCGATCCTCGACACGCCGATCATTGCCGCGGCGCGCGCCGCCTTTCCCGACGCTGAACTCATCGAATGGCCCAGACGGAGCATATTGTGA
- a CDS encoding cysteine desulfurase family protein — translation MIYLDYQATTPLAPEAFEAMLPWLRDEHANPHSAHSAGRKAKAAIEVARAQVAALLPKGGRVVFTSGATEALNWAIKSVGGPVVTIATEHAAVLDTARAGGEARIVPVDREGLIDRAALAKALPGAKLVEAMLVNNEIGVIQPVAEIAVQAHAAGALMLCDAVQGYGRVPIPDGCDLIALSAHKIHGPKGVGALWVRDGVTLAPLLHGGDQESGRSGTLSPALCVGFGVAARLMAERAAQDAAHVEQLWSLATGMLAGWTINGAVSPRYHGNLNVRRAGLDVNRLMSDCRDIAFSAGSACASGSGRPSHVLKAIGLSDAEARGSIRLGFGRYTTEEELRIALTRIAAAADAQRIAA, via the coding sequence ATGATCTACCTCGATTATCAGGCGACCACGCCGCTCGCGCCCGAAGCGTTCGAGGCGATGCTGCCGTGGCTGCGCGACGAACATGCCAACCCGCATTCCGCCCATTCCGCCGGGCGCAAGGCCAAGGCGGCGATCGAGGTGGCCCGCGCGCAGGTCGCCGCGCTGCTGCCGAAGGGCGGCCGGGTGGTGTTCACCTCCGGCGCGACCGAGGCGCTCAACTGGGCGATCAAGAGCGTCGGTGGCCCGGTCGTGACGATCGCCACCGAACATGCCGCCGTGCTCGACACCGCGCGGGCGGGCGGCGAGGCGCGGATCGTGCCGGTCGATCGAGAGGGACTGATCGATCGCGCCGCGCTGGCCAAGGCTCTGCCGGGCGCAAAGCTGGTCGAGGCGATGCTGGTCAACAACGAGATCGGCGTGATCCAGCCGGTCGCCGAGATCGCGGTGCAGGCCCATGCCGCTGGCGCGCTGATGCTGTGCGACGCGGTGCAGGGCTATGGCCGCGTGCCGATCCCGGACGGCTGCGATCTGATCGCGCTCTCCGCGCACAAGATCCACGGGCCGAAAGGCGTCGGCGCGTTGTGGGTCCGCGATGGCGTAACGCTCGCGCCCTTACTGCACGGCGGCGATCAGGAGAGCGGGCGTTCGGGCACGCTCAGCCCGGCGCTGTGTGTCGGCTTCGGCGTCGCGGCGCGGTTGATGGCGGAGCGCGCGGCGCAGGACGCCGCGCATGTCGAGCAGCTGTGGTCGCTGGCGACCGGTATGCTCGCCGGCTGGACGATCAACGGCGCGGTCAGCCCGCGCTATCACGGCAATCTCAACGTGCGCCGCGCCGGGCTGGACGTGAACCGGCTGATGTCCGACTGTCGCGATATCGCCTTTTCCGCCGGGTCGGCCTGCGCCAGCGGCTCGGGACGGCCGAGCCATGTGCTGAAGGCGATCGGCCTGAGCGATGCGGAGGCGCGCGGCTCGATCCGGCTCGGCTTCGGGCGCTACACCACGGAGGAGGAATTGCGGATCGCGCTGACCCGCATCGCGGCGGCGGCCGACGCGCAGAGGATCGCGGCATGA
- a CDS encoding 2Fe-2S iron-sulfur cluster-binding protein, giving the protein MTVKVHFVATDGTVSEVEAAPGESLLEVGQRNGQPLEGTCEGQMACATCHVIVDAADFDRLPPASEDEEDMLDLAYDATRTSRLSCQIMLSEALDGLTVRLPSGSRNMQGR; this is encoded by the coding sequence ATGACCGTGAAGGTGCATTTCGTCGCCACCGACGGAACGGTGAGCGAGGTGGAAGCGGCGCCCGGCGAGAGCCTGCTCGAAGTGGGGCAGCGCAACGGCCAGCCGCTGGAGGGCACCTGCGAGGGACAGATGGCCTGCGCCACCTGCCACGTCATCGTCGATGCGGCCGACTTCGATCGGTTGCCCCCGGCGAGCGAGGACGAGGAGGATATGCTCGATCTCGCCTATGACGCGACGCGCACCAGCCGGCTGTCGTGCCAGATCATGCTGTCGGAGGCGCTCGACGGCCTGACTGTACGCTTACCATCGGGTTCACGGAACATGCAGGGGCGGTGA